From the genome of Patagioenas fasciata isolate bPatFas1 chromosome 17, bPatFas1.hap1, whole genome shotgun sequence, one region includes:
- the RTN4R gene encoding reticulon-4 receptor → MKRAIAEGSKLLILVLCLNIQSEVESCPGVCVCYSEPKITISCQQQGLTAIPIEIPIQSQRIFLHNNKITLVRSTSFTSCRNMTILWIHSNNISLIEPGAFYGLNKLEELDLSDNTNLKSINPITFRGLVHLHTLHLDRCGLLELSTGLFRGLFSLQYLYLQDNNLQNLLDDTFIDLANLTYLFLHGNKIKSLSENVFRGLINLDRLLLHQNRVSVVHRRSFHDLGKVMTLYLFNNNLTVLTGETMAPLVSLQYLRLNGNQWICDCQARSLWNWFKQFKGSSSELECHLPPRLAGRDLKRLQSADLEGCIDSFNQIRTSVFSTKTRSGKLPTGMPPFGSHDGSSKCCQPETDKSFIYEAKGKAGPSSHSSRPSSNNPLKDKENMSKTKYVETDPSKNGSNKQINDSPFGTFPSIVDPPLTKLKPEFLEPIEPSTVPTKKRQGCSKKNRSKAQCRLTQQGNSSTLQLSLSLLIPSLVWSLLLFC, encoded by the coding sequence GAAGCAAACTGCTGATTTTGGTGCTTTGCTTGAACATCCAGTCAGAAGTGGAGTCTTGCCCTGGGGTGTGTGTATGCTACAGTGAACCGAAGATTACAATAAGTTGTCAGCAGCAAGGACTGACAGCAATCCCCATTGAGATACCCATCCAGAGCCAGCGCATCTTCTTGCACAACAACAAGATAACCCTTGTGAGGTCCACCAGCTTCACCTCCTGTCGCAACATGACAATTCTTTGGATCCATTCCAACAACATCAGCCTCATTGAGCCTGGAGCCTTCTATGGGCTTAACAAACTGGAGGAGTTAGATCTCAGTGACAACACGAACCTGAAATCTATCAACCCTATCACTTTCCGGGGTCTTGTTCACCTCCACACCTTACACCTGGATCGCTGTGGGCTCCTAGAGCTCTCCACCGGGCTTTTTCGAGGGTTGTTCTCATTGCAATATCTCTACCTTCAGGATAATAATTTGCAGAACCTGCTGGATGACACCTTCATAGATCTTGCAAACCTCACCTACCTGTTTTTGCATGGTAACAAAATCAAGAGCTTGTCAGAGAATGTCTTTCGTGGGCTGATCAACCTCGACCGGCTGCTTCTGCACCAGAACAGAGTCAGCGTGGTTCACCGCCGATCTTTTCACGACCTTGGGAAAGTGATGACCTTGTATCTGTTTAACAACAACCTGACCGTGCTCACGGGGGAGACCATGGCTCCCCTGGTGTCCCTCCAGTATCTGCGCTTGAATGGCAACCAGTGGATCTGTGACTGCCAGGCTCGGTCTCTCTGGAATTGGTTTAAGCAGTTTAAAGGATCGTCTTCAGAGCTGGAGTGCCACCTTCCCCCCCGCCTGGCAGGGAGAGACCTCAAAAGGCTGCAGAGCGCTGACTTGGAAGGATGCATCGACTCTTTCAACCAGATACGAACAAGCGTGTTTAGCACTAAGACCAGATCTGGTAAACTGCCAACCGGCATGCCCCCTTTCGGTTCGCACGATGGCTCCTCCAAGTGCTGCCAGCCAGAAACGGATAAATCTTTTATTTATGAAGCTAAAGGCAAAGCAGGTCCTTCTTCCCACAGCAGCCGGCCATCCTCCAACAACCCTCTCAAGGACAAGGAAAACATGTCCAAAACCAAGTATGTTGAGACGGACCCTTCCAAAAATGGCAGCAACAAGCAGATAAACGATTCCCCGTTTGGGACCTTCCCCAGCATTGTAGACCCTCCACTGACCAAGTTGAAACCAGAATTTCTAGAGCCTATTGAACCTTCCACAGTCCCAACCAAAAAGAGGCAGGGCTGCTCAAAAAAGAACAGATCAAAAGCCCAGTGCCGCCTCACCCAGCAAGGAAACAGCTCCACGTTACAGCTCAGCCTAAGCCTTTTGATCCCCTCGTTGGTGTGGAGCTTACTGTTATTCTGCTAA